A section of the Anabaena cylindrica PCC 7122 genome encodes:
- a CDS encoding FecCD family ABC transporter permease, whose product MKVDWLVIRSSAISFRIDRRVPTMLLFLLAVIGVAMVLNVGRGEYPISPLDIIKTLLGVDTGNPDHLFVINSLRLPRTVVAFMVGVALAISGTIFQGLTRNPLADPGIIGINSGASLAAVTVIVLFPSAPVYILPLSAFCGALLMATLIYWLAWNNGSSPILLILMGVGLSAIASAFTSLMITFGDIYSVSDALVWLAGSVYGRTWEQVFSFLPWLIIFVPMALTLARHLNALNLGDDIARSLGSHVEWQRSLLLLVAVALAGASVATAGMIGFVGLIAPHLGRQLVGTNHHGLIPTSALLGGMIVVVADLLGRTIFAPIEIPCGVVTAAVGAPYFMYLLIRDRKK is encoded by the coding sequence TAGCAGTGATTGGGGTAGCAATGGTGTTAAATGTGGGTAGAGGTGAATATCCTATCTCTCCCCTAGATATTATTAAAACTCTATTGGGTGTTGATACAGGAAACCCTGATCATTTATTTGTTATTAATTCCTTGCGTCTACCTCGTACCGTTGTAGCTTTTATGGTGGGAGTGGCGCTGGCTATTTCTGGAACTATCTTCCAAGGTTTAACACGCAATCCCTTAGCTGACCCCGGTATTATTGGCATCAATTCTGGAGCAAGTCTAGCCGCAGTTACAGTTATTGTCTTATTTCCCTCCGCACCAGTTTACATCTTGCCTTTATCAGCCTTTTGCGGGGCTTTGTTGATGGCTACTTTAATTTACTGGTTAGCTTGGAATAATGGCAGTTCGCCGATTTTATTAATTTTAATGGGAGTGGGTTTATCTGCGATCGCTAGTGCCTTCACCAGTTTAATGATTACCTTCGGAGACATTTACAGCGTTAGTGATGCTTTGGTTTGGTTAGCTGGTAGTGTTTACGGACGCACCTGGGAACAAGTATTTTCATTTTTACCTTGGTTAATTATTTTTGTACCAATGGCGTTGACATTAGCCAGACATTTGAACGCCTTAAATTTAGGAGATGATATTGCTAGAAGTTTAGGCAGTCACGTGGAATGGCAGCGTAGTTTACTGTTGCTAGTAGCAGTAGCCCTAGCAGGTGCATCAGTAGCCACAGCCGGAATGATCGGCTTTGTCGGTTTAATAGCACCCCATTTAGGAAGGCAATTAGTAGGTACAAATCATCACGGTTTGATTCCTACTTCTGCACTGCTAGGAGGAATGATTGTTGTGGTAGCAGACTTATTAGGAAGAACTATATTTGCACCTATTGAAATTCCCTGTGGAGTTGTTACCGCTGCCGTGGGCGCTCCTTATTTTATGTATTTATTAATTCGTGATCGGAAAAAATAG
- a CDS encoding ABC transporter ATP-binding protein, whose amino-acid sequence MKGLSTKSLSLAYDGTTIIWDLNLAIPSGKISALVGANGCGKSTLLRGLARLLKPRGGAVYLDGESIFQLSTKEVAQQLGILPQSPIAPEGLTVRDLVAQGRYPYQNWLQQWSQKDEKIVQQALEITDLLKLSERALDTLSGGQKQRAWIAMALAQDTDILLLDEPTTFLDLAHQIEVLDLLYELNQFQGRTIVMVLHDLNQACRYADYLVAIKEGRIFTAGEPQEVMTEEMVKEVFELECRVIADPVVGTPMCVPIGRKGK is encoded by the coding sequence ATGAAAGGATTATCAACGAAAAGTTTATCTTTAGCTTATGATGGTACGACAATTATATGGGATCTAAATTTAGCGATTCCTAGCGGAAAGATTAGTGCTTTAGTCGGTGCTAATGGTTGCGGAAAATCTACTTTATTAAGAGGGTTGGCTAGATTACTTAAACCTCGTGGTGGTGCAGTATATCTTGATGGAGAATCTATTTTTCAACTTTCGACAAAAGAAGTAGCCCAGCAATTGGGAATTTTGCCTCAAAGTCCCATAGCACCAGAAGGTTTAACAGTCAGAGATTTAGTAGCCCAAGGACGTTATCCTTATCAAAATTGGTTGCAGCAATGGTCTCAGAAAGATGAAAAAATTGTTCAGCAGGCGTTAGAAATTACAGATTTGCTCAAGTTATCTGAACGGGCATTAGATACTTTATCAGGTGGACAAAAACAACGAGCTTGGATTGCCATGGCATTAGCTCAAGATACGGATATTTTATTATTGGATGAACCGACTACTTTTTTAGATTTAGCACACCAAATAGAAGTCTTAGATTTGTTGTATGAATTAAACCAATTTCAGGGCAGAACTATCGTCATGGTGTTGCATGATTTAAATCAAGCTTGTCGTTATGCTGATTATTTAGTAGCCATTAAAGAAGGCAGAATTTTTACTGCTGGAGAACCACAAGAAGTTATGACTGAGGAAATGGTAAAAGAGGTTTTTGAGTTAGAGTGTCGTGTTATTG